The genomic region AAACAAAACTTCGCTTTGGCACAACTAAAATCGCTTCAATATCAATAAACACGCGCCCATCTTTAAGTTTGCTTTCTTTAAACTTTAAATTCTGTGTATCTTGGTTAAAAACAATCTTAAGATGATTATCCCCAAAAGGGACGAGGGAAAGCACCTTATAAGGCGCAATTTGCGTTATCAGCGTGTCTGTAAGCGCAAAATATTGCAAAAAGAAAAAAAGGGCTAAGCTCGTGCGCAATATCTTGCTAAGTCGCCCATTTTCCAAATCACTCCTCCGCCACTTAATTATTCTTGCGTAAGCTCTGCGATGATTTCATTCACGCTTTGAATCTTATTGATTTTATAACCATTTGCACCAGTAAAAAATAAGCCATTTTGCATATCGCCCAAATGCCCTGCTCCTAGAGAATCTGCAATACAATAGCCCACTTTTTTAGCCTCCACACCACGATTACAAGGCGAGACGCAGTTGCTCACACAGCGTACTTTCGGGGCATTGCCTTCTTCTAAGCGCGCTAGCACACCCATTTTTATCGCGCGTGCAGGATAGCCCACAGGCGATTTGATAAGCGCAATGTCTTCTTCTTTCACCTTTAGCATAAGCTCCCTATACGCGGGCGCATCACACTCAAATGAACCTAAAAAGCGCGTCCCCATCTGCACGCCACTCGCACCTAGACTTAGCATTCGATTAATATCATCTCTATCCCAAATCCCGCCTGCTGCAATGATTGGAATCTCGCCCCATTGTCTTGCTTCTGCGACAACTTGGGGCAAAATAGATTCTAATTGAAACTCCGGCTTAAAACAATCTTCATAAGTAAAGCCCTGATGCCCACCGCTCAAAGGTCCTTCAACCACCACTGCATCTGGAATCCTGCAATAACGTTCTTTCCAACGCTTGCAAATAATACGCAACGCCTTAGCAGAAGAGACAATCGGCACAAGCGCGACTTCGGGGAATTTTTTGCTAAATTCTGGCATATTTGTTGGTAACCCCGCACCTGTGACGATAATATTTGCCCCTGCCTCGCACGCATCTCTCACCACGCGCCCATATTCATTTATCGCATAGAGGATATTTACGCCCAGTGGAGCGTTATTACAAATTTTTCTCGCATTTTTAATAATCTCGCCTAATGCTTGTTTAGAGTAAAAATTAATCGCCTCAAAAGGTTTTAAATTAACTATTCTTTCTACAAACTGCATTTTTTGATAATATCCCGTGCCAACGGCGCTTATAATTCCAAGCCCGCCTTCTTTTGAAACATTCCCAGCGAGTTTGTCCCAGCTTATTCCTACACCCATTCCACCTTGAAAGATAGGGTATTTAATCGTGTGTTTGCCTATTTTTAGAGGTTTTAACTGCATTATTATCCTTTTACTTCCTTAAGTTTCTTTCAATACCAAGTAACCCCATTTAGCAAACTTGCTATTTAACTAAAATCTGCGCAAAGCGCCGTTTTCCAACCTGCAAGATATATTCTCCGGGTTGCAATTTTAGGTTCTCATCGCTTATTTTTTGCTTATTTAGCTTGAGTGCACCTGCTTTAATCTCACGCCTTGCTTGAGATGTAGAAGCGCACAACCCGCAATCCAGCGCGACTTTGCAAATCCATTCATCTTTGGCAAAACTAAAACTTTGTATATCACTTGGAATCTCATTTTTAGTAAATACGCTATCAAATTCCTCTTTTGCCCTCTTGGCATCTTGTTGGCTATGGTATTTGGCGGTAAGCTCTAGGGCGAGATTTTCTTTTGCGGTTTTTGGGTGAAAAGCCCCAGATTCTACACGCACTTTTAAATCTTGCAATTCTTGCAAACTAATAGCCGAAAGCAATTCATAATACCGCCACATAAGATCATCTGAAATGCTTAGAATCTTCGCATACATCACATTTGGGGATTCTGTGATACCGATGTAATTATTGAGCGATTTACTCATTTTATGCACGCCATCTAATCCTTCTAAAAGTGGCATAGTAAGCACGCTCTGCTCTTTTTCCAACCCATAAGCGCGCTGCATTGTGCGCCCAACGAGTAAATTAAACTTCTGGTCATTCCCACCTAACTCGATATCACAATTAAGCGCGACAGAATCATAACCCTGCAAAAGCGGATAAAGAAATTCAATAATTGAAATGGGCTGATTGTTTTTATAACGTTTTGTAAAATCATCGCGCTCAAGCATTCTTGCTACGGAAAATTTTGAGCTAAGATTCACAAGTCCGCTTGCGCCAAGTGGCTCAATCCACGCGGAATTAAAGCAAATTTCTGTATGCATAGAATCTAAAATCTTAAAAACCTGCTCTTTATAAGTGCGCGCATTTTCTTGCACCTGCTCTTTGCTTAGAGGTTTTCTTGTCTCGCTTTTCCCACTAGGATCGCCAATTGTCGCGGTA from Helicobacter himalayensis harbors:
- a CDS encoding nitronate monooxygenase, with product MIMQLKPLKIGKHTIKYPIFQGGMGVGISWDKLAGNVSKEGGLGIISAVGTGYYQKMQFVERIVNLKPFEAINFYSKQALGEIIKNARKICNNAPLGVNILYAINEYGRVVRDACEAGANIIVTGAGLPTNMPEFSKKFPEVALVPIVSSAKALRIICKRWKERYCRIPDAVVVEGPLSGGHQGFTYEDCFKPEFQLESILPQVVAEARQWGEIPIIAAGGIWDRDDINRMLSLGASGVQMGTRFLGSFECDAPAYRELMLKVKEEDIALIKSPVGYPARAIKMGVLARLEEGNAPKVRCVSNCVSPCNRGVEAKKVGYCIADSLGAGHLGDMQNGLFFTGANGYKINKIQSVNEIIAELTQE
- the tyrS gene encoding tyrosine--tRNA ligase; protein product: MQEYINGLDSVQLENLKTAMSEIKRGSAEFIGEEYIEFLVARFVKENKRFIVKAGFDPTAPDLHLGHSVLLQKLATFQRFGGDVKFLIGDFTATIGDPSGKSETRKPLSKEQVQENARTYKEQVFKILDSMHTEICFNSAWIEPLGASGLVNLSSKFSVARMLERDDFTKRYKNNQPISIIEFLYPLLQGYDSVALNCDIELGGNDQKFNLLVGRTMQRAYGLEKEQSVLTMPLLEGLDGVHKMSKSLNNYIGITESPNVMYAKILSISDDLMWRYYELLSAISLQELQDLKVRVESGAFHPKTAKENLALELTAKYHSQQDAKRAKEEFDSVFTKNEIPSDIQSFSFAKDEWICKVALDCGLCASTSQARREIKAGALKLNKQKISDENLKLQPGEYILQVGKRRFAQILVK